A stretch of Deltaproteobacteria bacterium DNA encodes these proteins:
- a CDS encoding glycosyltransferase family 4 protein — protein sequence MKILIINQHFYPEIAPTGQLMTDLAEDLVKKGIDVTVLTGRPSYNLEGFDYDAPKRERYNGIDIIRVFNTRFSTKYLIYRIPNWLTFYISAMLKTVFLQRHDVVMALSTPPYIAFIGVLLKSVKGSKFIFCVQDLYPDVVRDIGLVKNNLILKTLEAISKWIYKKADKIIVLGDAMKKGLIKNGVDEKKIEVIHNWSDGKEIYPLDKDKNPFIKKYNLEGKFIVLYSGNMTVVHEFEPIKSAMDKLRDKKNIAFLFIGGGTEKKGMEDFVAEKGLPNVVFLPYQPRKELLYSLNACDVSLVSIKKSAEGKVVPSKFYSCLAVGKPVIAVCAQDSEIASIIKQNNCGIVEDANNLHNKIFELYENPEMRIRMGKNGRDAFMRFYDRNIAVNKYYEVINNIYKGEAHA from the coding sequence ATGAAGATTCTTATAATAAACCAGCACTTTTATCCTGAGATAGCGCCAACAGGCCAGCTTATGACAGACCTGGCAGAGGATTTGGTAAAAAAGGGTATTGATGTAACTGTCCTGACAGGAAGGCCGAGCTACAATCTTGAGGGTTTTGATTATGATGCCCCAAAGAGAGAAAGATATAATGGCATAGATATTATCAGGGTCTTCAATACGAGATTCTCTACAAAATATTTAATCTACCGCATACCAAATTGGCTTACATTTTATATATCCGCGATGCTGAAGACTGTCTTTTTGCAGCGACACGATGTGGTTATGGCGCTGTCAACCCCGCCTTACATTGCATTTATAGGGGTTTTGCTAAAAAGTGTAAAGGGTTCGAAATTTATATTTTGCGTTCAGGATTTATATCCTGATGTTGTAAGGGATATTGGGCTTGTAAAAAATAATTTAATATTAAAGACATTGGAGGCCATATCAAAATGGATTTACAAAAAAGCGGATAAGATTATTGTTTTGGGCGATGCCATGAAAAAGGGACTTATCAAAAATGGTGTTGATGAAAAAAAGATAGAGGTTATACACAACTGGTCAGATGGCAAAGAGATATATCCTCTGGATAAAGACAAAAATCCATTTATAAAAAAATATAATCTGGAAGGGAAATTTATTGTTTTATATTCAGGGAATATGACGGTTGTCCATGAATTTGAGCCGATAAAGTCTGCAATGGATAAATTAAGAGATAAAAAAAATATTGCCTTCCTTTTTATAGGAGGCGGCACTGAAAAAAAGGGGATGGAAGATTTTGTTGCAGAAAAGGGTTTGCCTAATGTCGTATTTTTACCATACCAGCCAAGAAAGGAATTGTTGTACAGCCTGAATGCCTGCGATGTCTCTCTTGTATCCATTAAAAAATCTGCGGAAGGCAAGGTTGTCCCAAGTAAATTTTATAGCTGCCTTGCGGTTGGGAAGCCTGTTATAGCCGTATGCGCACAGGATAGTGAAATCGCCTCTATAATAAAACAAAATAACTGCGGCATTGTTGAGGACGCAAATAATTTACATAACAAGATATTTGAATTATACGAAAATCCAGAGATGCGGATAAGAATGGGGAAAAACGGGAGGGACGCATTTATGAGGTTTTATGACAGAAACATTGCTGTGAATAAATATTATGAAGTCATAAATAATATATATAAAGGAGAAGCCCATGCCTAA
- a CDS encoding glycosyltransferase family 1 protein, which yields MRIGINTLFFIPGKVGGSETYIRNLLSKLSDIDNGNEYFIFANRENFNEFRIDKPNFHKVLCPINASFKPGRILWEQFVLPFQTLKYKIDILFSPGYTAPVFTKCKQVVAIYDLNYYHHPEDFSRFELIFWKLLIPLSARVADRIIVLSNNSKRDIENVLDVPSNKVVPIYLAANIFSNTADWTEEKIREVKKKYKIDQDYILSVAAFHPHKNLYRLIEAYKILKDRYGSSHKLVLVGMKARASKAVEGAIKGMSLEKDVIFTGWVPVEDIPILYKGAAIFVFPSLFEGFGIPPIEAMTCGTPVAVSNTTSLPEVVEDAGLFFNPMNIEDIAVKIHTIVADKNIRNELIKKGFEQARKFSWESTARQTLDVFKSVISDSQR from the coding sequence ATGCGTATAGGGATTAACACGCTCTTTTTTATCCCTGGCAAGGTTGGCGGCAGCGAGACATACATAAGAAATCTTTTATCAAAATTATCTGATATTGATAATGGAAACGAATATTTCATATTTGCAAACAGGGAAAATTTTAATGAGTTTAGGATAGATAAACCAAATTTTCACAAAGTGCTTTGCCCTATCAATGCGTCTTTTAAGCCGGGGAGGATACTCTGGGAACAGTTTGTTTTACCGTTTCAGACATTGAAATATAAAATTGATATCCTGTTTTCCCCGGGCTATACAGCGCCTGTCTTTACAAAATGCAAACAGGTTGTGGCAATATATGATTTGAATTACTATCACCACCCGGAGGATTTTTCAAGGTTTGAGCTTATTTTCTGGAAACTGCTTATCCCATTGTCTGCAAGGGTTGCAGACAGGATAATTGTCCTGTCCAATAATTCAAAAAGGGATATAGAAAATGTGCTGGATGTGCCATCTAATAAGGTCGTGCCAATCTATCTTGCTGCAAATATTTTTTCCAATACTGCGGATTGGACAGAGGAAAAGATAAGAGAGGTAAAGAAAAAATATAAGATAGATCAAGATTACATACTTTCTGTTGCCGCGTTCCACCCGCATAAAAACCTCTACAGGCTTATAGAGGCATATAAAATACTTAAAGACAGGTATGGAAGCAGTCATAAACTTGTACTGGTGGGTATGAAAGCAAGGGCATCAAAGGCTGTGGAAGGCGCAATAAAAGGCATGTCTCTTGAAAAAGACGTAATCTTCACAGGATGGGTACCTGTAGAAGACATACCAATTCTCTACAAAGGCGCTGCTATATTTGTCTTTCCATCTTTATTTGAGGGTTTTGGCATCCCGCCCATTGAGGCGATGACATGTGGCACGCCGGTAGCGGTATCCAATACAACATCTCTGCCTGAGGTCGTTGAAGATGCAGGCTTGTTTTTTAACCCCATGAATATTGAAGATATTGCTGTAAAAATACACACAATCGTTGCTGATAAAAACATCAGGAATGAACTAATTAAAAAAGGATTTGAACAGGCAAGGAAATTTTCATGGGAAAGTACAGCAAGGCAAACATTGGATGTATTCAAATCAGTAATATCAGACAGTCAAAGGTGA
- a CDS encoding radical SAM protein, which yields MRKRVLFINPCKNDYFTVGRMHMGQTLLGGMLKHHGHEVVVMDYAFLRGLRGKIRVPEIEEVIESFKPDVIGITVFTYVYDECLSIIERVSDSTAAPIILGGPHFIMFPDDFGSDRRVSYTVRGEAEGIIKDLVATAKKGETPVSIDCTLPSPQEIPAVNLDIAYGNEFLSDYQIQLSRGCPFDCSFCNVKMVAGRKVRLRDLSLCVRQIVEAKKRYPNIRTISITDDVPTINKNRFKEFLKMFKDADLHCQLTVDNVRADLIDEEMIELYVSAGGQNICLGVESGHPEVFELTHKGETLEKIAGAARLIKKHGLTLGMCFVIGLPEDNLERHMASLQFAKTHKADYAFWNMCVPWPGTDVRAWYGKNGSVGELRNFSTLIDPQGNYQIPPAFTAQFPVEDRVKAWLMSNMATYWFEFGSLKKIASEAVKYKLYRSLIIFVFGKVFHLAKMRIFLLYRNFKQFGFYFVLTKVLRKIKR from the coding sequence ATGAGAAAACGCGTGCTTTTTATAAACCCCTGCAAAAATGATTACTTCACCGTGGGTCGCATGCACATGGGGCAAACCCTTCTTGGCGGTATGCTGAAGCATCACGGTCATGAAGTGGTGGTAATGGATTACGCTTTTTTAAGGGGGCTCAGAGGAAAAATCAGAGTCCCCGAAATAGAAGAGGTGATCGAAAGTTTCAAGCCCGATGTAATCGGAATAACCGTATTTACGTATGTTTATGACGAATGCCTATCTATAATAGAAAGGGTATCTGACTCCACTGCTGCGCCCATAATACTTGGAGGTCCCCATTTTATCATGTTTCCCGACGATTTTGGCTCCGATCGCCGGGTCAGCTACACGGTGCGCGGCGAGGCCGAGGGGATTATAAAAGACCTCGTGGCAACGGCAAAAAAGGGGGAAACACCGGTTTCAATAGATTGCACGCTGCCTTCCCCACAGGAAATCCCGGCGGTTAATCTGGACATAGCCTATGGAAACGAATTTCTATCCGACTACCAGATACAGTTAAGCAGGGGTTGTCCCTTTGACTGCTCGTTCTGCAACGTAAAAATGGTGGCTGGAAGAAAGGTAAGATTAAGAGACCTCTCGCTTTGCGTGAGGCAGATTGTCGAGGCAAAAAAAAGATACCCGAACATAAGGACAATAAGCATTACCGATGATGTCCCGACCATAAACAAGAATCGTTTTAAAGAATTTTTGAAGATGTTTAAAGATGCTGACCTTCATTGCCAACTCACGGTGGACAATGTGCGCGCGGACCTGATTGACGAGGAGATGATTGAACTTTACGTGTCAGCGGGCGGACAGAACATCTGCCTTGGCGTGGAAAGCGGACACCCAGAGGTATTTGAACTGACACACAAGGGGGAGACGCTTGAAAAAATAGCCGGGGCCGCGAGGTTAATCAAAAAACACGGGCTTACGCTCGGCATGTGCTTTGTCATAGGGCTTCCCGAAGACAACCTTGAGCGTCACATGGCATCGCTGCAATTCGCGAAAACTCATAAAGCCGATTATGCCTTTTGGAACATGTGCGTGCCGTGGCCCGGAACCGATGTGCGCGCGTGGTATGGAAAAAACGGAAGCGTGGGCGAACTACGCAATTTTTCCACCCTCATCGACCCGCAGGGCAATTACCAAATTCCGCCGGCTTTTACCGCGCAGTTTCCGGTGGAAGACAGGGTCAAGGCATGGCTTATGTCGAACATGGCGACATACTGGTTTGAGTTCGGCAGTCTGAAAAAAATCGCGAGCGAGGCCGTCAAATACAAACTCTACCGTTCGCTTATCATTTTTGTCTTTGGGAAGGTATTTCACCTTGCAAAGATGCGGATATTCCTGCTATACAGAAACTTTAAACAGTTCGGATTTTATTTTGTCTTAACGAAAGTGTTAAGAAAAATAAAGAGATAG
- the gmd gene encoding GDP-mannose 4,6-dehydratase, translating to MNKKRALITGIAGQDGSYLVELLLGKGYEVYGFVRRSGFENFERIKHVKDRISFVQGDLTDQSSIDEAIKKARPDEIYNLASQSFIPLSWEHPVLTADINATGVARLLESIRKFKSDARFYQASSSEMFGNAKKSPQDEKTPFNPRNPYGAAKVYAYWLTKNYREKYNMFACSGILFNHESPRRDMEYVTRKIANGAAAIKLGLQKEIRLGSLDAKRDWGFAEDYVKAMWLMLQQDIPDDYVIATGRTHTVKYFVETAFEYAGLNWKDYVVIDPALVRLPEETILVGNPKKAMEKLGWKPNVSFKDMVEIMVKADIESLKNRQA from the coding sequence ATGAATAAAAAAAGGGCTTTAATAACAGGCATAGCAGGACAGGACGGCTCATATCTTGTTGAGCTATTGTTGGGAAAAGGCTATGAAGTATATGGGTTTGTAAGACGTTCTGGTTTTGAAAACTTTGAGAGAATAAAGCATGTCAAAGATAGGATTTCTTTTGTGCAGGGGGACTTGACAGACCAGTCATCAATTGATGAGGCAATAAAGAAGGCAAGACCTGATGAGATTTACAACCTTGCATCGCAGTCATTCATACCGCTTTCATGGGAACATCCTGTGCTGACTGCAGATATAAATGCCACAGGTGTGGCAAGATTGCTTGAATCCATCAGAAAGTTTAAATCCGATGCAAGATTTTATCAGGCGTCATCTTCCGAGATGTTTGGCAATGCAAAAAAATCACCTCAGGATGAAAAAACACCGTTCAATCCGAGAAATCCTTACGGTGCAGCAAAGGTTTACGCATACTGGTTAACAAAAAATTACAGAGAAAAATATAATATGTTTGCATGTTCGGGAATACTATTTAACCATGAATCTCCACGGAGGGATATGGAATATGTTACGAGAAAGATTGCAAATGGCGCTGCTGCAATAAAACTTGGGCTCCAGAAAGAAATTAGGCTTGGCAGTCTAGATGCAAAGAGGGATTGGGGTTTTGCAGAAGATTATGTAAAAGCAATGTGGCTAATGTTACAGCAGGACATCCCTGATGATTATGTAATTGCAACAGGAAGGACACATACAGTTAAATATTTTGTTGAAACGGCATTTGAATATGCAGGGTTAAACTGGAAGGATTATGTTGTAATAGACCCAGCACTGGTAAGATTACCAGAAGAAACGATACTTGTTGGAAATCCTAAAAAGGCTATGGAAAAACTTGGCTGGAAACCCAATGTGTCATTTAAAGATATGGTGGAGATAATGGTAAAAGCAGATATTGAAAGTCTAAAAAACAGGCAGGCATAG
- the gmd gene encoding GDP-mannose 4,6-dehydratase, whose product MPKKALITGITGQDGSYLAELLLSKGYEVHGVIRRASTFNTGRIDHIYIDPHDPKARLFLHYGDLTDASQLTNLIYNVKPDEIYHLGAQSHVRVSFDIPEYTGDVTGLGTTRILEAIKRSGIKTRFYQASSSEMFGSAKPPQSEKTPFYPRSPYAAAKAYAFWMTVNYREGYNLFACNGILFNHESPRRGETFVTRKITRAITNIIAGRQKFLYLGNLDAKRDWGFAPEYVEGMWKILQHNKSDDYVFGTGETHSVKEFAEEAFDYAGLDWKRYVKIDKKYFRPTEVDVLIANPSKARKILKWKPKITFKDLTKIMVDTDMKAIGLKPIGEGDKILNKKFPNRWWKKD is encoded by the coding sequence ATGCCTAAAAAAGCGCTTATAACAGGCATAACAGGCCAGGACGGCTCATATCTGGCTGAATTATTGCTATCAAAGGGATACGAGGTTCATGGTGTTATAAGAAGGGCTTCAACATTTAACACCGGAAGGATAGACCATATCTATATTGACCCTCATGACCCGAAGGCAAGATTGTTTCTTCATTACGGCGACTTAACCGATGCGAGCCAGTTAACAAATCTCATTTATAATGTTAAGCCTGATGAGATATATCATCTTGGCGCACAGAGTCATGTAAGAGTGAGTTTTGACATACCTGAATACACAGGTGATGTGACAGGGCTCGGCACAACAAGGATACTTGAGGCTATAAAGAGAAGCGGCATAAAGACAAGATTTTATCAGGCGTCATCATCTGAGATGTTTGGCTCTGCTAAACCCCCTCAAAGCGAAAAAACCCCATTCTACCCAAGAAGCCCTTATGCCGCTGCAAAGGCGTATGCCTTTTGGATGACTGTTAATTACAGAGAGGGTTATAATCTATTTGCGTGCAACGGCATACTTTTCAACCACGAATCTCCAAGAAGGGGCGAGACATTTGTAACAAGGAAGATAACAAGGGCTATTACAAATATCATTGCAGGGAGGCAGAAGTTTTTATATCTCGGAAATCTTGATGCAAAAAGGGATTGGGGGTTTGCGCCTGAATATGTAGAGGGAATGTGGAAGATACTCCAGCATAATAAATCCGATGACTATGTATTTGGAACAGGTGAAACTCATTCTGTAAAGGAATTTGCTGAAGAGGCATTTGATTATGCGGGTCTTGATTGGAAAAGATATGTAAAGATTGACAAGAAATATTTCAGACCAACAGAGGTGGATGTATTGATTGCAAATCCGTCTAAAGCAAGGAAAATATTAAAATGGAAACCAAAGATTACATTTAAGGACTTAACGAAGATTATGGTTGACACGGATATGAAGGCAATCGGGCTTAAACCTATTGGCGAGGGAGATAAGATATTAAATAAAAAATTTCCAAATAGGTGGTGGAAAAAAGACTGA
- a CDS encoding class I SAM-dependent methyltransferase: protein MNFIKRIYHSINCALFVLNGMKPWRIGYNFYKHKKIRETLERGGFDAKKLPPGHGFRIDDRIVEYPWLFSRLPDGEGNLLDAGSVLNFDYILSHKALESKKIFISTLAPEHSCFYRMEVSYVYQDLRDTCYKDDYFDWIVCLSTLEHIGMDNTIVYTKNLAKKENDPLAYLQAIKEFRRILKPGGVLYLSVPFGKHKNHGWFQVFDGVMVDRIVSAFSPSFTIENYFKYEPDGWMAAFREECKEALSYDMITEKTPGKDYAAASGANVCLELVK from the coding sequence ATGAACTTTATAAAGAGAATCTATCACAGCATAAATTGTGCGCTTTTTGTCCTTAACGGCATGAAGCCTTGGAGGATTGGCTACAACTTCTACAAGCATAAAAAAATCCGTGAGACTCTTGAGCGCGGCGGTTTTGACGCAAAAAAACTTCCACCGGGCCATGGCTTCAGGATTGACGACAGGATTGTAGAATACCCGTGGCTTTTTTCAAGGCTGCCGGATGGGGAAGGAAATCTTCTTGACGCCGGTTCGGTATTGAACTTTGATTATATACTTTCTCACAAGGCGCTGGAATCGAAAAAAATATTCATTTCCACTCTTGCCCCCGAGCACAGTTGTTTCTATCGGATGGAGGTTTCTTATGTTTATCAAGACTTGCGGGATACGTGTTACAAAGACGATTATTTTGATTGGATAGTATGCCTTTCCACCCTTGAGCACATCGGCATGGACAACACAATAGTCTATACAAAGAACTTAGCTAAGAAAGAAAATGATCCGCTGGCGTATCTGCAGGCAATAAAAGAATTTCGGAGAATTTTAAAGCCGGGAGGAGTTCTTTATCTCAGCGTTCCGTTCGGGAAGCATAAAAATCATGGCTGGTTTCAGGTTTTTGATGGGGTAATGGTGGACCGGATTGTCAGCGCCTTTTCTCCATCGTTTACAATTGAGAATTATTTCAAATATGAACCTGATGGATGGATGGCGGCTTTTAGAGAAGAGTGTAAAGAAGCTCTCTCTTATGACATGATAACAGAGAAAACACCGGGCAAGGATTACGCCGCGGCGTCCGGGGCAAACGTTTGTTTGGAATTGGTCAAATAG
- a CDS encoding GDP-L-fucose synthase produces MSFWDNKKILVTGGAGFLGSFIVEKLMERGMPRQNIIIPRSSEADLRKWENCRRVVEGVDIAIHLAGKVGGIGFNRENPAILFYDNAIMGIQLMEAARQNGVEKFVCLGTVCAYPKFTPVPFKEDNLWDGYPEETNAPYGIAKKMLLVQAQAYRQQYGFNAIYLLPVNLYGPRDNFDPKSSHVIPALIKKMVDAIDNGIDEVVIWGTGNPSREFLYVEDCAEGILLAAERYNKPEPVNLGVGKEIKIKDLVELIVELSGFKGRITWDTTKPDGQPRRCLDTTRAEREFGFKATTDFREGLKKAIEWYTKNRDMNAYRD; encoded by the coding sequence ATGTCATTTTGGGATAATAAAAAAATACTTGTAACAGGCGGGGCAGGTTTTCTTGGCTCTTTTATTGTTGAAAAGCTCATGGAAAGAGGTATGCCGAGGCAGAATATTATTATACCGAGAAGCAGTGAGGCGGATTTGCGTAAATGGGAAAACTGCCGGAGGGTTGTTGAGGGTGTTGATATTGCAATACATCTTGCAGGAAAGGTCGGCGGCATTGGTTTTAATAGAGAAAACCCTGCGATACTCTTTTATGACAATGCAATAATGGGTATTCAACTCATGGAGGCTGCGAGGCAAAATGGTGTGGAGAAGTTTGTATGCCTCGGAACTGTCTGCGCATATCCAAAATTTACCCCTGTGCCGTTTAAAGAGGACAACCTCTGGGATGGTTATCCTGAGGAAACAAATGCGCCTTATGGCATTGCAAAAAAGATGCTCCTTGTTCAGGCGCAGGCCTACAGACAGCAGTATGGGTTCAATGCAATATACCTACTCCCTGTTAATCTTTATGGACCAAGAGATAATTTTGATCCAAAGTCTTCCCATGTTATTCCAGCGCTTATAAAAAAGATGGTTGATGCAATTGATAATGGTATAGATGAAGTGGTTATATGGGGTACAGGAAATCCATCAAGGGAGTTTTTATATGTTGAAGACTGCGCAGAAGGGATACTGCTGGCAGCAGAAAGATACAATAAGCCCGAGCCGGTAAATCTTGGCGTTGGCAAGGAAATAAAGATAAAGGATTTAGTAGAACTTATCGTGGAGTTAAGCGGCTTTAAAGGCAGGATAACATGGGATACTACAAAACCTGATGGTCAGCCAAGAAGGTGTCTTGATACGACAAGGGCTGAGAGGGAATTTGGATTTAAGGCGACAACCGATTTTAGAGAAGGGCTAAAAAAGGCAATAGAGTGGTACACGAAAAATAGGGATATGAATGCGTATAGGGATTAA
- a CDS encoding YdcF family protein: MFDSFIKYIFRAVKYFCAAFTTGALIIMFTPVSNQLANLLEIEPTYKKADVIIVLAGGAYQGGTLTTSSNERILQGINLFKMGYAPKLMIVGSSINSTTRKFTDAFAESSDDSRISTIDSMVMKDLAVRLGTDENDIIIEKTSTHTYENIKKAMFLMKENNLKTSLLVSSGTHMYRVARIAKKMGLNFMPAHAPNYTIYRVGAMDRLRLFDETIWEFMGLGIYWIKGWI; this comes from the coding sequence ATGTTCGACAGTTTTATAAAATATATTTTTAGGGCGGTTAAGTATTTCTGTGCAGCATTTACTACAGGTGCATTGATAATAATGTTTACACCCGTGTCTAACCAGTTAGCCAATTTGCTTGAGATTGAGCCAACTTATAAAAAGGCGGATGTAATTATTGTTTTGGCAGGAGGTGCATATCAGGGTGGAACGCTTACAACATCATCTAATGAGAGAATATTACAAGGTATAAACCTCTTTAAGATGGGCTATGCGCCAAAATTGATGATAGTTGGGAGCTCAATTAATTCTACCACAAGGAAGTTCACAGATGCATTTGCAGAATCTTCTGATGATTCCAGAATTAGCACAATAGATTCTATGGTAATGAAGGATCTCGCTGTTAGACTGGGTACTGATGAAAATGATATAATAATAGAAAAAACATCAACTCATACATATGAGAATATAAAAAAGGCAATGTTTTTAATGAAAGAGAATAATTTAAAGACGAGCCTTCTTGTGTCATCCGGTACTCACATGTACAGGGTTGCAAGAATTGCAAAAAAGATGGGCTTAAATTTTATGCCCGCGCATGCCCCAAATTACACTATCTACAGGGTGGGAGCTATGGATAGGTTGCGCTTATTTGATGAGACTATATGGGAGTTTATGGGGTTAGGTATCTACTGGATTAAAGGATGGATATAA
- a CDS encoding SPASM domain-containing protein, producing MAKGFMAFINFAYLEELTALCKYYNFIFAKILVKEFRIGRIIARIKHIFLKRNKRFEELINKRPFSLNIETINICNARCCFCSYPKKNNRKKEEMSLELYEKIIREYSEMGGGSLDFSPINGDFFLDSKCLERIEIARRYPKIGTITVVTNGIALDRIKDDWGYFINNTDIMHFSIGGLTRESYHKMYGVDKYEKVKSNIVNFVKLRNTIKPAYVLGLILRVAKKSEVFKSPDFKEFKKLGIDITIDNVYSNWGGTVGEEDLPAGAIFRENIPSQAKLNPCFVFYIGLGITSSGLAVACSCMNEAISPELTIGDCRKETLKEIWNSEKYKKIRSSFGTENLPEICKKCTHYMDGVKYSLTPDVLNFKEGRYPFGY from the coding sequence ATGGCAAAAGGGTTTATGGCTTTTATAAATTTTGCATACTTAGAGGAGCTTACTGCATTATGCAAGTATTACAACTTTATCTTCGCCAAAATACTGGTAAAGGAGTTTAGGATCGGCAGAATTATTGCCAGAATCAAGCATATTTTTTTGAAAAGAAACAAGAGATTCGAGGAACTTATAAATAAAAGGCCTTTCAGCTTAAATATAGAAACCATTAACATTTGCAATGCAAGATGTTGTTTTTGTTCTTACCCAAAAAAAAACAATAGAAAAAAAGAAGAAATGTCGCTGGAGTTATATGAAAAGATAATCAGGGAATATTCGGAAATGGGCGGAGGGTCGCTTGATTTTTCTCCGATTAACGGGGACTTTTTTTTAGACTCAAAATGTCTGGAAAGGATAGAAATAGCGAGAAGATATCCCAAGATAGGCACAATCACCGTCGTGACAAATGGCATTGCACTAGATAGAATTAAGGATGATTGGGGTTATTTTATTAACAATACGGATATCATGCATTTCAGTATCGGAGGGCTAACAAGAGAATCCTACCATAAAATGTACGGGGTGGATAAATACGAGAAAGTTAAATCAAATATCGTCAATTTCGTAAAGTTAAGGAATACAATAAAACCGGCATACGTTCTTGGATTGATTCTTAGAGTGGCTAAAAAGTCCGAAGTGTTTAAAAGCCCTGATTTCAAAGAATTTAAAAAGTTGGGAATTGACATTACGATTGATAATGTTTATTCCAATTGGGGTGGAACCGTAGGCGAAGAAGATTTGCCGGCAGGCGCAATTTTTAGAGAAAACATTCCCTCGCAGGCTAAATTGAACCCCTGTTTCGTTTTTTATATAGGACTGGGTATAACTTCCTCCGGGCTGGCAGTTGCCTGTTCCTGTATGAACGAAGCAATTTCTCCTGAATTGACAATAGGTGATTGCAGGAAAGAAACTTTGAAAGAGATCTGGAATAGCGAAAAGTATAAAAAAATCAGATCCTCTTTTGGCACGGAAAATTTGCCCGAAATTTGCAAGAAGTGCACTCATTACATGGACGGAGTTAAATATAGTCTTACGCCGGACGTGTTAAATTTCAAAGAAGGGCGTTACCCTTTTGGTTATTAA
- a CDS encoding oligosaccharide flippase family protein — MIFKEYRKSMLVRGAIGNLAVKAIAVTMAFFIQIVLARMLGAENFGIYVYAFTLVSLLMILSDMGFSQASMRFIAVYNGEKEWMLLKGFLQYTNKIVFATAVLIALLCAFGVWVIREKLSAEFFYTLLIAIAGLPILSLLQMKEGWLIGFKRVIRAEIPRTILQPSVFCAGIVIAILWFKIDFTAATAMSISIIAAVIALIVASFLFYKIRPGEVSIVEASFNSREWFNVARAMLLIAVLYQLILYRLGIIMVGVIRGPKEAGFYVVASNIAGLLTLVSAAVNSSFGPAIADIYAKGNHKELQHLVMKASRLVLFASSLLFAVFLVFGKRILDFYGGEFYSVYSALAVLLCAHILIALSGQIGLLFSITGRHNMVVRFLLVGLFLNAALNMAFIPNYGALGASMATAFTALYWYIAMAVNMRKRFDILPFPLRLKIE; from the coding sequence ATGATCTTTAAAGAATATAGAAAATCTATGCTCGTGCGCGGCGCCATAGGGAATTTAGCGGTCAAGGCAATCGCCGTCACCATGGCTTTTTTTATACAAATAGTGCTTGCCCGCATGCTTGGCGCCGAGAATTTCGGTATATACGTTTATGCTTTTACATTGGTAAGTTTACTGATGATTTTATCTGATATGGGTTTTTCTCAGGCATCCATGCGATTTATCGCGGTTTACAATGGGGAGAAAGAGTGGATGCTCCTAAAAGGATTTTTACAATACACGAATAAAATCGTATTCGCGACGGCAGTTTTAATTGCTCTTCTTTGTGCTTTTGGGGTATGGGTCATAAGGGAGAAATTAAGCGCCGAATTTTTTTACACATTATTGATAGCTATTGCGGGATTGCCCATTTTATCCTTATTGCAGATGAAGGAAGGATGGCTGATAGGTTTTAAAAGGGTAATTCGCGCCGAAATCCCGCGAACTATTTTACAACCATCTGTCTTTTGCGCAGGAATAGTTATTGCCATCTTATGGTTCAAAATTGATTTTACGGCTGCAACAGCTATGTCTATAAGCATTATAGCCGCCGTGATTGCGTTAATTGTTGCTTCTTTCCTTTTTTACAAGATACGGCCCGGCGAGGTGAGCATTGTCGAAGCGAGTTTTAATTCCAGAGAGTGGTTTAACGTTGCAAGAGCAATGTTGCTAATCGCGGTTCTTTACCAGCTTATACTTTATAGACTCGGCATTATTATGGTCGGTGTTATTAGAGGCCCCAAAGAAGCAGGTTTTTACGTTGTAGCAAGTAACATTGCCGGTTTATTGACTTTAGTCAGTGCGGCGGTAAATTCCTCATTTGGCCCTGCAATAGCCGACATTTATGCAAAGGGAAATCACAAGGAACTTCAACATCTCGTCATGAAGGCTTCACGTCTCGTTTTGTTCGCTTCTTCTTTGTTGTTCGCCGTCTTTTTAGTTTTTGGAAAACGGATACTTGATTTTTATGGAGGGGAATTTTATAGCGTGTATTCGGCGCTTGCTGTGTTGCTTTGCGCCCACATTCTTATTGCCCTGTCCGGACAAATCGGCCTATTATTTAGCATAACAGGTCGTCATAATATGGTTGTCAGATTTTTATTAGTCGGATTATTTTTGAATGCCGCATTGAACATGGCGTTTATTCCAAATTACGGAGCACTGGGGGCATCTATGGCAACTGCATTTACGGCTCTATACTGGTATATCGCAATGGCTGTCAACATGCGGAAGAGGTTTGATATTTTACCATTTCCTTTGCGCTTAAAGATTGAATAA